A stretch of Corallococcus macrosporus DNA encodes these proteins:
- a CDS encoding sialidase family protein codes for MGWAALTGVLLAGMTAATPPTAIPVRGGNALTLPAHRHIVRVSRSEGSVLLAAVQQGGQDGHGLRLFRSDNGGGSWKQEGVIHDGSTYDRADLVAVGRDVALVYAVETPDSQGIGGSTSRDVYFQWWRYSASRNHWLPDKPVRVFDSTSSSTAYYRAELARDSKGRLWVQAFFREKDGSNTLAISVSSDGGVTFRTQSALARDISKRGGGRLISLGNRMMMLWSSHDGRDSTRYRIRDDSAAVSTWSSTRTAFSDGIYHGAAMSAVADGNGGLHLVYKDNSERLVYRRFNGSSFGSAVRVLEDGDWATQPALVRSGSSLYLFYNQPRSDGSGYRLWVRALSSSGKPGAGKELASVSGFAGYPSAPDVLPSGVPLVCFFGIEPSSGSSYRLSFFSTSASSLKSQAVAAKQAPADDDRQLTATGGSGSFEPPQDPGTLVSGATTASQQAMAAGCGGASAMLAVGVTFILMEWGRRRRARVLPG; via the coding sequence ATGGGTTGGGCTGCACTCACAGGCGTACTGCTGGCGGGCATGACGGCGGCGACACCGCCCACGGCCATTCCGGTGCGGGGCGGCAACGCGCTGACGTTGCCCGCGCACCGGCACATCGTGCGCGTGTCCCGCAGCGAGGGCTCCGTGCTGCTCGCGGCCGTGCAGCAGGGCGGACAGGACGGGCACGGCCTGCGCCTGTTCCGCAGCGACAACGGCGGCGGCAGCTGGAAGCAGGAGGGCGTCATCCACGACGGCTCCACCTACGACCGCGCGGACCTGGTGGCGGTGGGCCGGGACGTGGCGCTGGTCTACGCGGTGGAGACGCCGGACAGCCAGGGCATCGGCGGCTCCACGTCCCGCGACGTGTACTTCCAGTGGTGGCGCTACAGCGCGTCCCGCAACCACTGGCTGCCGGACAAGCCCGTGCGCGTCTTCGACTCCACCAGCTCCAGCACCGCGTACTACCGAGCGGAGCTGGCGCGCGACTCCAAGGGCCGGCTCTGGGTGCAGGCCTTCTTCCGGGAGAAGGACGGCAGCAACACACTGGCCATCTCCGTGAGCAGCGACGGCGGCGTCACCTTCCGCACGCAGTCCGCGCTCGCGCGTGACATCTCCAAGCGCGGCGGCGGGCGGCTCATCAGCCTGGGCAACCGGATGATGATGCTGTGGAGCTCGCATGACGGGCGCGACAGCACGCGCTACCGGATCCGCGACGACAGCGCGGCCGTGTCCACGTGGTCCTCCACGCGCACGGCCTTCTCCGACGGTATCTACCACGGCGCCGCGATGAGCGCGGTGGCGGACGGCAACGGCGGCCTGCACCTGGTCTACAAGGACAACTCGGAGCGGCTGGTGTACCGCCGCTTCAACGGCAGCAGCTTCGGCTCCGCGGTGAGGGTGCTGGAGGATGGGGACTGGGCCACGCAGCCCGCGCTCGTGCGCTCCGGCAGCAGCCTGTACCTCTTCTACAACCAGCCGCGCAGCGATGGCTCCGGCTACCGGCTGTGGGTCCGCGCGCTGTCCTCCAGCGGGAAGCCGGGGGCGGGCAAGGAGCTCGCGTCCGTGTCCGGCTTCGCGGGCTACCCGTCGGCGCCGGACGTGCTGCCCTCGGGCGTGCCGCTGGTGTGCTTCTTCGGCATCGAGCCGTCCTCCGGCTCCAGCTACCGGCTGTCCTTCTTCTCCACCAGCGCGTCGTCGCTCAAGTCGCAGGCCGTCGCGGCGAAGCAGGCCCCGGCGGACGACGACCGCCAGCTCACCGCCACGGGAGGCTCGGGCTCCTTCGAGCCGCCGCAGGACCCCGGCACGCTGGTGAGCGGCGCGACGACCGCCTCCCAGCAGGCGATGGCCGCCGGGTGTGGCGGGGCCAGCGCGATGCTCGCGGTGGGCGTGACGTTCATCCTGATGGAGTGGGGCCGCCGCCGGCGCGCCCGGGTCCTGCCCGGCTAG
- a CDS encoding DHA2 family efflux MFS transporter permease subunit: protein MEFLDSTALSTALPTLSVAFGTDPVHLKLALTSYILALAVLAPASGWIADRFGPRRVFMTAMVVFLAGSVLCGFSQTLAQLVASRTLQGLGGALMTPVGRLIVVNSAPREKLVSAMSWFTMPALVGPLLGPPLAGFILGVADWPWIFFINVPVGLLGMWAVARFVPPLKQPDPGPFDTKGFAIAVVAITALMGAAETVGIGLVPWPVQAGITLVAVGALVAFVRHALRTPHPVLNLRLFKVDTFRASMVGGALVRIGLGATPFLLPLLFQVALGWGPLEAGLVTIGTGLGAFMCKPVAPALIRRVGFRQTLIASNLLTAALTAVPAFFGLGTPIPFIIATLVCSGFMRSLQFTATNTVAYADLPRESVSNGSTIAVVTQQMALSVGISFGGLMLHVARGGGDVRLTPERFVLPFLAIGMVSSLAGPLFRRLRPDAGEHIGGRAAARG, encoded by the coding sequence ATGGAGTTCCTGGACTCCACGGCGCTGTCCACCGCGCTGCCCACGCTGTCCGTGGCGTTCGGCACGGACCCCGTCCACCTCAAGCTCGCGCTGACGTCGTACATCCTGGCCCTGGCGGTGCTCGCGCCCGCGAGCGGGTGGATCGCCGACCGCTTCGGCCCGCGCCGCGTCTTCATGACCGCCATGGTCGTGTTCCTCGCGGGCTCCGTGCTGTGCGGCTTCTCCCAGACGCTCGCGCAGCTCGTCGCCTCCCGCACGCTCCAGGGGCTGGGCGGCGCGCTGATGACGCCCGTGGGGCGGCTCATCGTCGTCAACTCGGCGCCGCGCGAGAAGCTGGTGTCCGCGATGAGCTGGTTCACCATGCCCGCGCTGGTGGGGCCGCTGCTGGGGCCGCCGCTCGCGGGCTTCATCCTGGGCGTCGCGGACTGGCCGTGGATCTTCTTCATCAACGTGCCGGTGGGCCTCCTGGGCATGTGGGCCGTGGCGCGCTTCGTGCCCCCGCTGAAGCAGCCGGACCCGGGCCCCTTCGACACGAAGGGCTTCGCCATCGCCGTGGTGGCCATCACCGCGCTGATGGGCGCGGCGGAGACGGTGGGCATCGGCCTGGTGCCGTGGCCCGTGCAGGCCGGCATCACGCTGGTGGCGGTGGGGGCGCTCGTGGCCTTCGTGCGGCACGCGCTGCGCACGCCACACCCGGTGCTCAACCTGCGCCTGTTCAAGGTGGACACCTTCCGCGCCAGCATGGTGGGCGGCGCGCTGGTGCGCATCGGCCTGGGGGCGACGCCCTTCCTCCTGCCGCTGCTCTTCCAGGTGGCCCTGGGGTGGGGGCCGCTGGAGGCGGGGCTCGTCACCATCGGGACGGGGCTGGGCGCCTTCATGTGCAAGCCGGTGGCGCCCGCGCTCATCCGCCGCGTGGGCTTCCGTCAGACGCTCATCGCCTCCAACCTGCTCACCGCCGCGCTGACGGCCGTGCCCGCCTTCTTCGGGCTGGGGACGCCCATCCCGTTCATCATCGCCACGCTGGTGTGCAGCGGCTTCATGCGCTCGCTGCAGTTCACCGCCACCAACACGGTGGCCTACGCGGACCTCCCCAGGGAGTCGGTGAGCAACGGCTCCACCATCGCGGTGGTGACGCAGCAGATGGCGCTGAGCGTGGGCATCAGCTTCGGCGGCCTGATGCTGCACGTGGCGCGCGGCGGCGGGGACGTGCGTCTCACGCCGGAGCGCTTCGTGCTGCCGTTCCTCGCCATCGGCATGGTGTCGTCGCTGGCCGGGCCGCTCTTCCGCCGGCTTCGTCCAGATGCGGGCGAACACATCGGTGGCCGGGCCGCGGCGCGAGGCTGA